Proteins encoded within one genomic window of bacterium:
- the kdsB gene encoding 3-deoxy-manno-octulosonate cytidylyltransferase — translation MKVVIGIPARMGASRFPGKPLCKILNMPMVEHVYKRSLLADKVDEVFVAGCDDIVRDAVLGFGGKFLMTDPDISRPGLRVAEACKQLDLDDDDIVVVVQGDEPLVHPDMINLAVEPLLKDKAVQLGTLVADANEQEWLDPNEVKVLVDKYNDILFMTRSPVPSNTRNEIGPRLKQVAIMPFRKKFLMAFEDMAMMPYERVESIELLRAIEHGVKVRAIRSPFQSISVDTEKDRQEAEAAMSQDPFYQQYGKKK, via the coding sequence ATGAAAGTTGTTATTGGTATTCCTGCCCGTATGGGGGCCTCACGTTTCCCTGGAAAACCCCTGTGTAAAATTTTGAATATGCCCATGGTGGAACATGTCTACAAGCGTTCATTATTGGCCGATAAAGTAGATGAAGTATTTGTAGCCGGATGTGACGACATTGTTCGTGATGCGGTGTTGGGTTTTGGGGGTAAATTTCTTATGACAGACCCCGATATTTCGAGACCCGGCTTGCGTGTTGCCGAAGCTTGTAAACAACTTGATTTAGATGATGATGATATTGTGGTGGTGGTGCAGGGTGATGAACCTCTTGTGCATCCGGATATGATCAATTTGGCTGTTGAGCCTTTGTTGAAGGATAAAGCTGTTCAGTTAGGAACATTAGTAGCCGATGCAAATGAACAGGAATGGCTGGATCCGAATGAGGTTAAGGTGTTGGTAGATAAATACAATGATATTTTATTTATGACACGCTCACCTGTTCCGTCGAATACACGTAATGAGATAGGGCCTCGTCTTAAACAAGTGGCCATTATGCCTTTTCGTAAAAAGTTTTTGATGGCCTTTGAAGATATGGCAATGATGCCTTATGAACGTGTTGAATCCATCGAATTATTAAGAGCGATTGAGCATGGTGTAAAAGTGAGAGCAATTCGTTCCCCCTTTCAAAGTATTTCGGTAGACACTGAAAAAGACAGGCAAGAAGCTGAAGCCGCTATGAGCCAAGATCCTTTTTACCAGCAATATGGGAAGAAAAAATGA
- a CDS encoding NAD-dependent epimerase/dehydratase family protein, with amino-acid sequence MQKNKSAIVTGGAGFIGSHLTRRLLDEGWDVLVIDNLSSGRRSNVPEKARFLWLDLGRDDAILEMPAEPVDVVFHLASHVGQELSFERPLYDLKANGLSTMTLLNWCLQKKVKQLIFASSMNVYGEPDSLPVSESAAIKPPSPYAVGKISSEYLCAIYQNFGVNTTCLRLFNVYGPLQDMQNLMQGMVSIYMAYVAKNQPLFIRGSLERFRDFVFVADVVDAFMRCMNEKAYGKIYNISTGRQTYVRELLQAIIKAWGRDMAEYPITYGDPTRRDQFGIYGDSSLIRSDLGWNPSVTLEKGIEIMSGWVKEELVKNGF; translated from the coding sequence ATGCAAAAAAATAAATCAGCTATCGTAACCGGGGGTGCCGGTTTTATCGGATCCCATCTTACCCGACGCCTTCTTGATGAAGGCTGGGATGTTCTTGTTATTGATAATTTATCTTCCGGACGCCGATCTAATGTTCCGGAAAAAGCCCGTTTTTTATGGCTCGATTTGGGAAGGGATGATGCCATTCTGGAGATGCCGGCTGAGCCTGTTGATGTTGTTTTTCACTTAGCCTCTCACGTGGGGCAGGAATTATCTTTTGAACGTCCTCTTTACGATTTAAAAGCCAATGGTTTGTCTACGATGACCTTATTAAACTGGTGTCTCCAAAAGAAAGTAAAGCAACTTATTTTTGCCAGTTCTATGAATGTATATGGTGAACCTGACAGTCTACCGGTAAGTGAAAGTGCTGCTATTAAACCTCCATCCCCCTATGCTGTTGGTAAAATTTCATCGGAGTATTTGTGCGCTATCTATCAAAATTTTGGAGTTAACACGACCTGTTTGAGGCTCTTTAACGTTTATGGTCCTTTGCAGGATATGCAAAACCTGATGCAGGGCATGGTGAGTATTTACATGGCCTATGTGGCCAAAAACCAGCCTCTTTTCATTCGTGGATCATTAGAGCGGTTTCGTGACTTTGTTTTTGTAGCTGATGTGGTTGACGCCTTTATGCGTTGTATGAATGAGAAGGCTTACGGGAAAATTTATAATATTTCAACGGGTCGTCAAACCTATGTTCGCGAGTTGCTCCAGGCTATTATTAAAGCATGGGGGCGTGATATGGCCGAATACCCTATTACTTACGGCGATCCCACACGCCGAGACCAGTTTGGAATATACGGCGACTCTTCTCTTATTCGCAGTGATTTAGGCTGGAACCCTTCTGTTACTTTGGAAAAGGGCATTGAAATCATGTCGGGATGGGTTAAGGAAGAATTGGTTAAAAATGGTTTTTAA
- a CDS encoding iron-containing alcohol dehydrogenase produces MSEIINVKSYKGVYSVLFHNLLSLGIDPLLEGEPHFLIDANVARLYKDELAPILKHPNLIIIEAIEDNKSLEQIIPVFKKLVANKVRRDHMLVAIGGGIIQDITCFIASTLLRGLRWRFVPTTLLAQADSCIGSKSSINLGDTKNILGTFNPPDQIFINTQFLDTLEKKDIHSGVGEIIKVHAIDGKKSFNNLAADFKALFADRKILLKYIREALLIKKRFIEQDEFDRGIRNIFNYGHSFGHAVESATRYAVPHGIAVTMGMDMANFISVKRGLMPAGEYERMHGILKENYHAFSKTEVSFDALLSALMKDKKNTSTMLGLIFPVGTDAAIERVQVKPDDLFKIQCRESLASISQ; encoded by the coding sequence GTGTCTGAAATAATCAACGTTAAATCTTACAAAGGGGTTTATTCGGTTCTTTTTCATAATCTCTTATCTCTAGGTATTGATCCTTTGCTAGAGGGTGAACCTCATTTTTTAATCGATGCCAATGTAGCTCGCTTATATAAGGATGAACTTGCCCCAATATTAAAACATCCCAATCTGATTATTATAGAAGCTATTGAAGACAATAAATCGCTGGAGCAGATTATTCCCGTTTTTAAAAAGTTGGTTGCTAACAAAGTGCGCCGCGATCATATGCTTGTTGCTATCGGTGGCGGAATTATTCAAGACATTACCTGTTTTATTGCCAGTACCTTATTGCGTGGTCTTCGCTGGCGTTTTGTTCCCACAACATTGTTGGCACAGGCCGATTCCTGTATTGGTTCAAAAAGTTCTATTAATCTTGGCGATACTAAAAATATTCTAGGTACTTTTAATCCTCCCGATCAGATTTTTATTAATACACAATTTTTAGATACTCTTGAAAAGAAAGATATTCATTCAGGCGTGGGTGAAATTATTAAAGTTCATGCCATTGATGGGAAGAAGTCTTTTAATAACCTGGCTGCCGATTTTAAAGCCTTGTTTGCCGACCGGAAAATTTTACTAAAATATATCCGGGAAGCTCTTTTGATTAAAAAAAGATTTATTGAACAGGATGAATTTGACCGGGGAATACGCAATATTTTTAATTACGGGCACAGTTTTGGGCATGCGGTTGAATCGGCTACGCGTTATGCCGTACCTCACGGTATTGCTGTAACTATGGGTATGGATATGGCTAATTTTATTTCGGTAAAACGTGGATTGATGCCTGCCGGTGAATATGAACGCATGCATGGTATTTTAAAAGAAAATTATCATGCGTTTTCTAAAACAGAAGTTTCTTTTGATGCTTTATTGTCTGCTCTCATGAAAGACAAAAAAAATACCAGCACCATGCTGGGATTAATTTTTCCTGTAGGAACCGATGCTGCTATTGAGCGTGTTCAGGTGAAGCCTGACGATCTTTTTAAAATTCAATGTCGAGAATCCCTCGCAAGTATTTCTCAATGA
- a CDS encoding LIC12162 family protein, with protein MKFNLNLKTSPSVCFNSIKWDRAEITQALQFLEPQQHVLLTRLTDLLNSYHGLDKSVDYYDVICGEWLMNFSHIVYASYQEVIRGNDFPLQFDTITLPIFADCQDFQYVNVNSSRFNEQLRFLVQKLVMTGKNEVFAFNVESMVYGKANLKTRLKRNILRFVTQLVGGKNAPFVFSRPYFRCSRIHWLKVLKKWSSWARQDDYLYPIHVFAKIDSVWRNVQSQSGPLTSFSDVLWALVPLYIPFIYLEGFVSYSKKAKALDLPRPKVVFTADGLHGHVLFKTLLADWRKEGTKVLNHQHGGAYGIGLIEPSENYEIRIADCFYSAGWMSEDKKVKPLCLQMPNAFYYIKTKGKILLNLLVMPSYVFRIHFAGLPGTTEGMIDNTLDFVRETKFVKNLKIRPYFNDYGWNLMEKLKNASSHVELDDTTLTGPVSYAQSSLVIHNYLGTAWLETLAMNIPTICFFEKEMYAFRPSVQPYIADLYAVGILHNSGHDAAQFVKNIAQDPQVWWQRPDVQKARLAFIKNYANFSTDWEHLWEIELEQWVHQYT; from the coding sequence ATGAAATTTAATCTCAACCTAAAAACATCTCCGAGCGTTTGTTTCAATTCTATTAAATGGGATAGGGCTGAAATTACTCAGGCTCTACAGTTTTTAGAGCCGCAGCAGCATGTTCTTTTAACTCGTTTGACAGATTTATTAAACAGTTATCATGGTTTGGATAAATCTGTAGATTATTATGATGTGATTTGCGGTGAATGGCTGATGAATTTTAGTCACATTGTGTATGCTTCTTATCAAGAAGTTATTCGCGGTAATGATTTTCCACTCCAATTTGATACAATCACTCTGCCCATATTTGCAGATTGCCAAGATTTCCAGTATGTAAATGTAAATTCATCCCGTTTTAACGAACAGTTACGTTTCCTTGTGCAAAAACTTGTAATGACAGGGAAAAATGAAGTTTTTGCATTTAATGTGGAGAGTATGGTTTATGGAAAAGCTAATTTAAAGACACGATTAAAGCGGAATATTTTGCGATTTGTTACACAACTTGTTGGTGGCAAAAATGCCCCATTTGTTTTTTCGCGCCCATATTTTAGGTGTAGTCGTATACATTGGCTTAAGGTTCTTAAAAAATGGTCTTCTTGGGCCAGGCAGGATGATTATCTTTATCCTATTCATGTTTTTGCTAAAATCGATAGTGTCTGGCGCAATGTTCAATCTCAATCTGGCCCTTTAACAAGCTTTTCCGATGTATTGTGGGCTTTAGTACCTCTTTATATACCTTTTATATATTTAGAAGGTTTTGTTTCGTACTCTAAGAAAGCTAAAGCTCTTGATTTGCCTAGGCCTAAGGTGGTTTTCACTGCCGATGGCCTCCATGGTCATGTGCTTTTTAAAACACTTCTTGCAGATTGGCGAAAAGAAGGAACGAAGGTGCTTAATCATCAGCATGGTGGTGCTTATGGTATTGGATTAATCGAGCCTAGTGAAAATTATGAAATAAGGATAGCGGATTGCTTTTATTCTGCAGGTTGGATGTCTGAAGATAAAAAAGTAAAACCCTTATGTTTACAGATGCCCAATGCTTTCTATTATATAAAAACAAAGGGTAAAATTTTACTTAATCTTTTAGTAATGCCTTCTTATGTATTTCGTATTCATTTTGCAGGATTACCTGGCACAACCGAAGGTATGATTGACAATACATTAGATTTTGTACGCGAGACGAAATTTGTAAAAAACCTTAAAATAAGGCCTTACTTTAACGATTATGGATGGAATTTAATGGAAAAATTAAAAAATGCCAGTAGCCATGTAGAATTGGATGATACGACATTGACTGGTCCTGTATCGTATGCTCAATCAAGTTTGGTGATTCATAATTATCTGGGAACGGCATGGTTGGAGACGCTTGCCATGAATATTCCTACAATCTGTTTTTTTGAAAAGGAAATGTATGCTTTTCGACCCTCCGTGCAGCCTTATATTGCAGATTTGTATGCCGTGGGTATTTTGCATAATAGCGGTCACGATGCTGCTCAGTTTGTAAAAAATATAGCGCAAGACCCACAGGTTTGGTGGCAAAGGCCCGATGTACAGAAAGCTCGTTTGGCATTTATTAAGAATTATGCCAATTTTTCTACCGACTGGGAGCATTTATGGGAAATTGAATTAGAACAATGGGTCCATCAATATACATAA
- a CDS encoding SIS domain-containing protein, protein MNNVNNLFKSDENIGQFAKKYFNYLKAVLDGMDIASMVALEAELETARNEGRTIFVAGNGGSAATATTMANDIGFDIIKKTGVDKPFKLFALTDNSSVITAIANDVGYENLFTSQLKIHYKPGDRLLVISASGNSPNVVNAVEWVKSHGGRVIGFLGFDGGKLKNMCDVVIHAPTIKGDYGPVEDAHLIMNHVLAHWFQCKLQKGKV, encoded by the coding sequence ATGAATAACGTAAATAATTTATTTAAATCCGATGAAAACATCGGACAGTTTGCTAAAAAATATTTTAACTATTTAAAAGCCGTTTTGGATGGAATGGATATTGCTTCAATGGTGGCTTTGGAGGCTGAACTGGAAACCGCCAGAAATGAGGGCAGGACTATATTTGTAGCGGGCAATGGTGGATCGGCGGCAACGGCTACAACCATGGCTAATGATATTGGTTTTGATATCATTAAAAAAACAGGGGTAGACAAACCCTTTAAATTGTTTGCGTTAACGGACAACAGTTCTGTGATTACGGCCATTGCTAATGATGTGGGGTATGAAAATCTGTTCACCAGCCAGTTAAAAATACATTACAAACCAGGAGACAGATTGCTGGTGATTTCGGCCAGTGGCAATTCACCCAATGTGGTGAATGCTGTTGAATGGGTAAAATCTCACGGTGGGCGTGTTATCGGATTTTTAGGTTTTGACGGTGGTAAATTAAAAAATATGTGCGATGTGGTGATTCATGCCCCCACCATAAAAGGTGACTATGGTCCTGTTGAAGATGCTCATCTGATTATGAACCATGTTTTGGCACACTGGTTTCAATGTAAGCTGCAAAAAGGCAAGGTGTAA
- a CDS encoding fumarylacetoacetate hydrolase family protein, whose translation MRIIRYQIKNSVVPQLGIINNEDIYELKGDVLDGSAKEGNRLCSLKEVKLLAPCLPSKIVCMAINFPGIDHYSPNMKEPMVFIKPGSSICNPGDPVINPFPDLPWWGEAELGVVIRRRMRNINPVDVRDFVLGFTIGNDASVENIEGRDHHLARSKAPDTFCPIGPWIDTDFDTRDCIIEAVQNGEVIRRGRSSQQVWQWPRILSWLSTWITLEPWDIVLTGNPPDTVGMRFINHGDIYTARVEGLGELTNPFFLKGR comes from the coding sequence ATGAGAATTATCAGATATCAGATAAAGAATAGTGTAGTTCCTCAATTGGGCATAATTAATAATGAAGATATTTATGAGTTAAAAGGTGATGTTTTAGATGGGTCGGCTAAAGAGGGAAATAGGCTTTGTTCTCTTAAAGAAGTTAAGCTATTGGCACCATGTTTGCCCTCTAAGATAGTGTGTATGGCGATTAATTTTCCTGGGATTGATCATTACTCGCCCAATATGAAAGAGCCAATGGTATTTATTAAGCCTGGTAGTAGTATTTGTAATCCTGGAGATCCTGTTATTAATCCATTTCCCGATTTGCCTTGGTGGGGAGAAGCCGAATTGGGTGTAGTGATACGCCGTCGTATGCGTAATATTAATCCTGTTGATGTTCGTGATTTTGTTTTGGGTTTTACCATTGGGAACGATGCGTCGGTTGAAAATATTGAGGGGCGCGATCATCATTTGGCTCGTTCCAAAGCCCCGGATACTTTTTGTCCTATTGGTCCTTGGATAGATACCGATTTTGATACTCGTGATTGTATTATTGAGGCTGTTCAAAATGGAGAGGTTATTCGCCGGGGGCGTTCTTCACAACAAGTATGGCAATGGCCTCGTATTTTATCCTGGCTTTCTACCTGGATTACTTTAGAGCCATGGGATATCGTTTTAACCGGCAACCCGCCAGATACAGTGGGCATGCGATTCATTAATCATGGTGATATTTATACGGCCCGTGTTGAAGGTTTGGGAGAATTGACTAATCCATTTTTTTTAAAAGGGAGATAG
- a CDS encoding phosphoglycerate dehydrogenase, with translation MSSSTKVAVCSRSFSNNPVLRAELLAHYPEAKFNDAGLSLNGDSLVEFLKGYEKAITALETIDESVLSRLPELKVISKYGVGLDMIDMKAMKAHGKSLGWIGGVNKRSVSELVIAFAIMMLRHLPLAHQEVLNGTWRQHIGGQLTGKKVGIIGCGHIGKDLVYLLKPFNCEILVYDIRDYADFYKEHGIKKVDLKFLLSSADIVTLHVPLDETTRGMLDKQHLSLMKPEAILINAARGGLVDEVFLKEMLTKKKMAAAAFDVFHIEPPQDQELLKLPNFFATPHLGGSAWEAILAMGRAAIEGLNNNAVPDLHSV, from the coding sequence ATGAGTTCTTCTACAAAAGTTGCCGTTTGTTCCCGATCTTTTTCCAATAATCCTGTATTGCGTGCAGAACTTTTGGCCCATTATCCTGAGGCCAAGTTTAATGATGCGGGACTTTCATTAAACGGAGACAGCCTGGTGGAATTTTTAAAAGGATATGAAAAAGCCATTACCGCACTTGAGACTATTGACGAATCTGTTTTATCCCGCCTTCCTGAACTTAAAGTGATTAGTAAATACGGTGTGGGTTTGGATATGATTGATATGAAAGCGATGAAGGCTCATGGCAAGAGTTTGGGATGGATAGGAGGCGTTAATAAACGTTCCGTTTCCGAACTTGTTATTGCCTTTGCCATTATGATGTTGCGCCATTTGCCTTTGGCCCATCAGGAAGTTTTAAACGGTACCTGGCGGCAGCATATTGGCGGGCAATTAACGGGCAAAAAAGTGGGTATTATTGGCTGCGGCCATATCGGCAAAGATCTGGTTTATTTACTCAAGCCGTTTAATTGCGAAATTCTGGTTTATGATATTAGGGATTATGCCGATTTTTATAAAGAACATGGAATTAAAAAAGTGGATTTAAAATTTCTTTTATCTTCTGCCGATATTGTTACTCTGCACGTTCCTCTTGATGAGACAACACGCGGGATGCTGGATAAACAACATCTTTCACTTATGAAGCCGGAGGCCATCCTGATTAATGCAGCCAGAGGTGGTTTGGTGGATGAAGTTTTTTTAAAAGAAATGCTCACTAAAAAAAAAATGGCAGCTGCGGCCTTTGACGTGTTTCATATCGAGCCTCCACAGGATCAGGAACTTCTTAAGCTTCCCAATTTTTTTGCTACACCTCATCTGGGAGGCAGTGCTTGGGAAGCCATTTTAGCAATGGGTCGTGCTGCTATTGAAGGCTTAAATAATAATGCCGTTCCTGATTTACACTCCGTCTAA
- a CDS encoding class I SAM-dependent methyltransferase, producing the protein MNDTCVLCHSEKYRVLSTKLRHDRPGTVVECTDCGLARIQGATHYAAKLNEFYKEQYSKDYYSDVKSQLDSLFESFLPVQASRLEKVLPYIKKTDRVLEIGSGTGYFLTALRPQVTEVQGIELSAREAAYAKEVRNIPTSSLPFEESDLPKGYYDHVCLFHVLEHAADPIQFLKGLKSFIKPGGRIHLEIPNLMDPLVWIFDVEPYRNFYYQEPHLYYFKPETLSRVCEKAGYKIVKMYPFQSTSLINNLNWTFLKKPQPSRWDCMQATLPQGSLKADLPKKVEQNFNAFLNNCNKQYFKFLEENGYSDMVFATIEI; encoded by the coding sequence ATGAATGATACATGTGTTTTATGTCATAGTGAAAAATACCGGGTTTTATCCACCAAGTTACGCCACGATCGTCCTGGAACGGTTGTTGAATGCACCGATTGCGGATTAGCCAGAATACAGGGAGCTACGCACTACGCGGCTAAACTCAATGAGTTTTACAAGGAGCAGTATTCAAAGGATTATTATTCGGACGTTAAAAGCCAGCTCGATAGTCTTTTTGAATCGTTTTTGCCTGTTCAGGCTAGCCGTCTTGAAAAAGTGCTTCCTTATATCAAGAAAACAGATCGTGTTTTAGAAATAGGAAGTGGTACAGGATATTTTTTAACAGCTCTACGCCCCCAGGTGACTGAAGTGCAAGGTATTGAATTAAGTGCGCGTGAAGCAGCTTATGCCAAGGAAGTAAGAAATATCCCTACTAGCTCCCTGCCTTTTGAAGAGAGTGATTTGCCTAAAGGATATTATGATCATGTCTGTTTGTTCCATGTTTTAGAACATGCGGCTGATCCGATCCAGTTTTTAAAGGGACTTAAATCCTTTATAAAGCCTGGAGGGCGCATTCATCTTGAAATCCCTAATTTGATGGATCCTTTAGTCTGGATATTTGATGTGGAGCCTTATCGTAATTTTTACTATCAGGAGCCTCATCTCTATTATTTTAAACCTGAAACTTTATCCCGTGTGTGTGAAAAAGCCGGATATAAGATCGTTAAGATGTATCCTTTTCAGTCAACAAGTTTAATTAACAATTTAAATTGGACTTTCTTAAAAAAACCTCAGCCAAGCCGCTGGGACTGCATGCAAGCTACATTGCCCCAAGGTTCTTTAAAGGCAGATTTGCCCAAAAAAGTGGAACAAAACTTCAATGCTTTCCTTAATAACTGTAATAAGCAGTACTTTAAGTTTCTTGAAGAAAACGGCTATTCTGATATGGTTTTTGCCACTATTGAAATTTAG
- a CDS encoding class I SAM-dependent methyltransferase: protein MSNKQTSYNDPKLLELLDTFADLYWLKPFDIPWDAFAAYNVYKRLKPEDVVLDFGCGDGIFTALMLGARLPIDYDRFTTAKSENQKIGENQSGDIYDTPDVVKALQVKPERRIACGLELKDHHIKVAQSLGFYDEIIEGSFEKNNLQADRFDKVISLFAFYWASDINAATATVQRVLKKNGEFLVVLPSEHLHGMHLTKKLAEELREKPLKQVFEAMDGGRRALTSRYSRSVADWKAFFSDYKFETLEVIPTVNKLIFFFQDIAQRVFIPSLIEHTKSKISAEDRASFKTYLCKKVYPEFLKAYYEGIEGNPEIDHAYYLFRLKKA from the coding sequence ATGAGTAACAAACAAACATCATACAACGACCCAAAACTGCTCGAGTTGTTGGATACATTTGCTGATTTATATTGGTTAAAGCCCTTTGATATCCCTTGGGATGCATTTGCTGCTTACAATGTTTATAAGAGATTAAAACCTGAGGATGTAGTGTTAGACTTTGGTTGTGGTGATGGTATTTTTACGGCTCTTATGTTGGGAGCTAGACTTCCTATTGACTATGACAGGTTTACCACAGCTAAATCTGAAAATCAGAAAATTGGAGAAAATCAGTCTGGCGATATTTATGATACACCTGATGTAGTTAAGGCTCTTCAGGTAAAACCTGAACGCCGCATTGCTTGTGGTTTGGAATTAAAGGATCATCATATAAAGGTTGCCCAATCTCTTGGCTTTTATGATGAAATTATTGAAGGCTCTTTTGAAAAAAATAATTTGCAAGCCGATCGGTTTGATAAAGTTATTTCACTTTTTGCTTTTTACTGGGCAAGTGATATTAATGCTGCAACAGCCACTGTTCAACGCGTTTTAAAGAAAAACGGTGAGTTCTTGGTGGTTCTTCCTTCGGAACATCTTCATGGAATGCATCTTACCAAGAAGCTAGCTGAAGAATTGCGTGAAAAACCACTTAAGCAAGTTTTTGAAGCCATGGATGGTGGTCGACGCGCTTTAACTAGCCGTTATTCGCGTAGTGTAGCTGATTGGAAGGCATTTTTCTCCGATTATAAATTTGAAACGCTCGAAGTTATTCCTACTGTTAACAAGTTGATTTTCTTTTTTCAGGATATTGCTCAACGCGTCTTTATTCCAAGTCTTATTGAGCACACCAAGAGCAAAATTTCTGCTGAAGACAGAGCTTCTTTTAAGACATACCTTTGCAAAAAGGTGTATCCTGAGTTCTTGAAAGCATATTACGAAGGCATCGAAGGTAATCCGGAGATTGACCACGCGTATTATCTTTTTAGATTGAAAAAAGCCTGA
- a CDS encoding SDR family oxidoreductase yields MRFSGKKVLVTGASRGIGKAMALAFRAEGAYVIGTHTKAGQGDAAICQEWVSADFSDRDQIQKCADFVNQCAPDILINNAGINKIAPFVDITPEEFLLIQQVNVFAPFMLCRAALPSMKKKKWGRIVNLSSIWGKISKAQRASYSSSKFALDGLTTALAAEHAADGIVANCISPGFIDTELTRRVLGDAGVKAILPSIPAARFGQTDEIARLVLWLSSEENTYLSGQNIAIDGGFTRV; encoded by the coding sequence ATGCGTTTTTCGGGAAAAAAAGTACTGGTTACTGGCGCTTCTCGTGGCATTGGAAAAGCTATGGCGCTGGCGTTTAGAGCTGAGGGGGCCTATGTTATTGGAACTCATACAAAAGCAGGACAGGGTGATGCAGCTATATGCCAGGAATGGGTGAGTGCTGATTTTAGTGATCGGGACCAAATTCAGAAATGCGCTGATTTTGTAAACCAATGTGCACCCGATATTTTGATTAACAATGCAGGTATTAATAAAATAGCTCCATTTGTCGATATTACTCCCGAAGAATTTTTATTAATCCAGCAGGTTAATGTGTTTGCTCCTTTCATGTTGTGTCGTGCGGCTCTCCCTTCGATGAAAAAGAAAAAGTGGGGTCGTATTGTGAACCTTTCTTCTATTTGGGGAAAAATTAGTAAGGCTCAAAGAGCGTCTTATTCTTCCAGTAAATTTGCACTGGACGGTCTAACTACGGCTTTGGCTGCAGAGCATGCTGCAGACGGTATTGTGGCCAATTGTATCTCGCCAGGTTTTATTGATACTGAGTTGACGCGCCGGGTGTTAGGAGATGCAGGAGTGAAAGCTATTCTTCCATCCATTCCGGCGGCCCGGTTTGGACAGACAGATGAAATTGCGCGCTTGGTACTTTGGCTTTCCAGTGAAGAAAATACCTATTTATCGGGTCAGAATATTGCCATAGATGGGGGCTTTACCCGTGTCTGA
- a CDS encoding Gfo/Idh/MocA family oxidoreductase: MIIKKSTLRVGIAGFGVVGKRRKDCIDRHPQMEVVAVCDRTFNGSGTLENGVRYHQDYKQLLQEKLDVLIVCLTNDIAAEVTIAGLECNLHVFCEKPPGRNVDDIVRVRTYEKKNPRLKLMYGFNHRYHDSVQDALKILRSGQLGRVINMRGLYGKAKLVTFNQSDWRTKRAIAGGGVLLDQGIHMVDLMRLFGGDFSEVHSFVSNSHWGYDVEDNAYALMRTPDGVVGMLSSSATQWRHRFHLDINLQKGSLTLGGILSGTKSYGDETLTVIHADPDNDRGDPKEQITRYNRDPSWDEEIISFADSILHDKPVQSGTSEDALRTMQLVYNIYYSDPVWRKTYQIPDPNVLSDVYKK, from the coding sequence ATGATTATTAAAAAATCTACATTACGTGTTGGGATAGCCGGATTTGGAGTGGTGGGAAAACGGCGTAAAGATTGTATCGACCGCCATCCTCAAATGGAAGTGGTAGCCGTTTGCGATCGTACGTTTAACGGGTCGGGTACTCTGGAGAACGGTGTTCGTTATCATCAAGACTACAAGCAATTACTTCAGGAAAAACTGGATGTTTTAATAGTTTGTTTAACTAATGATATTGCTGCAGAGGTGACGATTGCAGGTCTTGAATGTAACCTCCATGTTTTTTGTGAAAAGCCGCCCGGACGCAATGTTGACGATATTGTGCGGGTAAGAACTTATGAAAAAAAGAATCCCCGTCTTAAGCTGATGTATGGGTTTAACCATCGTTATCACGATTCGGTTCAGGATGCTTTAAAGATACTCAGATCAGGTCAATTGGGTCGTGTTATCAACATGCGCGGTTTGTATGGTAAAGCCAAGCTTGTTACCTTTAACCAGTCAGACTGGCGTACCAAACGTGCTATTGCAGGTGGAGGAGTATTACTCGATCAAGGAATCCATATGGTGGATTTGATGAGGCTTTTTGGAGGAGATTTTAGTGAAGTTCATAGTTTTGTTTCTAACAGTCATTGGGGATATGACGTAGAAGATAATGCTTATGCACTGATGCGTACACCTGATGGCGTTGTGGGCATGCTCAGCTCATCTGCCACTCAGTGGAGGCACCGATTTCATTTAGATATTAATTTGCAAAAAGGCAGCCTTACTTTAGGTGGTATTTTGTCGGGAACAAAAAGTTATGGTGATGAAACCTTAACGGTAATACACGCCGATCCAGATAATGATCGTGGTGATCCTAAAGAACAGATTACTCGTTATAATCGAGATCCTTCTTGGGATGAGGAAATCATTTCTTTTGCCGACTCTATTTTACATGATAAGCCTGTGCAGAGTGGAACATCTGAAGATGCCTTGCGTACCATGCAGCTGGTTTATAATATTTATTATTCTGATCCTGTTTGGCGTAAAACTTACCAGATTCCTGATCCAAATGTTTTGAGTGATGTATATAAAAAATAA